In Magnolia sinica isolate HGM2019 chromosome 12, MsV1, whole genome shotgun sequence, a single genomic region encodes these proteins:
- the LOC131221613 gene encoding beta-amylase isoform X1, protein MASVLHSNLGVWERKIPLRQSKTDFSGKANYPSIALLQLDKLANGGSHLKGPSRMVRAQAVTSEVPKRSSTEIKTPTLLTEKEKMLANYVPVYVMLQLGVVTAENVLENKEGLRKQLKQLRAADVDGVMVDIWWGIIENKGPKKCDWRAYRSLFELVQECGLKLQAIMSFHQCGGNVGDIVNIPIPQWIRDIGESDPDIYYTNRRGTRNIEYLSIGVDNQPLFGGRTAVELYRDYMKSFKENMADFLEAGLITDIEVGLGPAGELRFPSYPQSQGWVFPGIGEFQCYDKYLKDEFKEAAMQAGHPEWDVPDDAGEYNDTPDSTEFFKKDGTYLTEKGKFFLTWYSNRLIIHGDQILDEANKIFLGYKLKLAAKVSGIHWWYKAPNHAAELTSGYYNLDDRDGYRTIARMLSRHYAILNFTCIEMRDSEQSAEAKSGPEELVQQVLSGGWRESIEVACENALSRYDRTAYNQILKNARPNGVNRNGPPKLRIASLTYLRLSDELLTGKNFRIFKTFVRKMHADQDYCPDPQKYYDPLVPLERSKPKIPIEVILEATKPEKPFPFDPETDMSVGGNFADWLDNVIDKISSIFK, encoded by the exons ATGGCAAGCGTCCTACACTCCAACCTAGGTGTGTGGGAGAGAAAAATCCCACTCCGGCAATCAAAAACAGATTTCTCCGGCAAAGCAAACTACCCCTCGATCGCCCTCTTGCAATTAGACAAGCTAGCCAATGGAGGTAGCCACTTAAAGGGTCCCTCTCGAATGGTCCGGGCTCAAGCTGTGACTTCTGAGGTTCCAAAACGGTCGTCCACCGAAATTAAG ACCCCAACTCTCCTAACCGAGAAGGAGAAGATGCTTGCAAATTATGTACCTGTCTATGTCATGCTCCAA TTGGGTGTTGTTACAGCTGAAAATGTGTTAGAAAACAAAGAAGGGCTGAGGAAACAGCTGAAGCAACTCAGAGCAGCTGACGTGGACGGCGTGATGGTGGATATATGGTGGGGCATCATAGAGAACAAGGGCCCCAAGAAATGTGATTGGAGAGCATATAGGAGCCTATTCGAGCTTGTGCAAGAATGTGGGCTGAAACTTCAggccatcatgtcattccatcagTGTGGTGGGAATGTGGGGGATATTGTTAATATACCCATCCCACAATGGATCCGAGACATTGGAGAATCGGATCCGGATATCTACTACACCAATAGAAGGGGCACCCGAAATATTGAATACCTTAGCATTGGTGTTGATAATCAGCCCCTTTTTGGTGGCCGTACAGCTGTGGAG CTTTATAGAGACTACATGAAGAGCTTTAAGGAGAATATGGCGGATTTCTTGGAAGCTGGGCTCATTACTGATATTGAGGTGGGCCTGGGCCCAGCTGGTGAGCTCAGATTTCCCTCTTATCCACAGTCTCAAGGATGGGTATTTCCAGGAATTGGAGAATTTCAG TGCTACGACAAATATCTGAAAGACGAATTCAAAGAGGCCGCAATGCAGGCGGGCCATCCCGAGTGGGACGTGCCTGATGATGCAGGGGAGTACAACGACACGCCCGACTCAACTGAGTTCTTCAAAAAGGATGGGACGTATCTCACCGAGAAAGGAAAGTTCTTTCTGACATGGTACTCAAACAGGTTGATTATTCATGGCGATCAGATCCTTGATGAGGctaataaaattttcttgggCTATAAACTCAAGCTAGCAGCTAAG GTATCAGGAATTCACTGGTGGTACAAAGCTCCAAACCACGCCGCCGAACTCACTTCAGGATACTACAACTTGGACGATCGAGATGGGTATAGAACCATAGCGAGGATGCTGTCGAGACATTACGCCATATTGAATTTTACATGCATTGAGATGAGAGACTCGGAGCAGAGTGCAGAAGCTAAAAGTGGGCCTGAGGAGCTCGTTCAGCAG GTGTTGAGTGGGGGTTGGAGAGAGAGCATCGAAGTCGCGTGTGAAAAtgcactttcaaggtatgatagGACGGCTTATAACCAGATCCTGAAGAACGCAAGGCCAAATGGAGTCAACAGAAATGGACCACCAAAGTTACGGATCGCATCATTGACATATCTCCGATTATCAGACGAACTCTTGACTGGAAAGAATTTTAGGATATTCAAAACATTCGTGAGGAAAATGCACGCCGATCAG GATTACTGTCCAGACCCACAAAAGTACTACGATCCCTTGGTCCCTTTGGAGCGATCAAAACCAAAGATTCCAATTGAGGTAATTCTAGAAGCAACAAAACCAGAGAAGCCATTCCCATTCGATCCTGAAACAGATATGAGTGTCGGCGGCAACTTTGCTGATTGGCTCGACAATGTTATTGACAAAATCAGTTCGATATTTAAGTAA
- the LOC131221613 gene encoding beta-amylase isoform X2: MLPLGVVTAENVLENKEGLRKQLKQLRAADVDGVMVDIWWGIIENKGPKKCDWRAYRSLFELVQECGLKLQAIMSFHQCGGNVGDIVNIPIPQWIRDIGESDPDIYYTNRRGTRNIEYLSIGVDNQPLFGGRTAVELYRDYMKSFKENMADFLEAGLITDIEVGLGPAGELRFPSYPQSQGWVFPGIGEFQCYDKYLKDEFKEAAMQAGHPEWDVPDDAGEYNDTPDSTEFFKKDGTYLTEKGKFFLTWYSNRLIIHGDQILDEANKIFLGYKLKLAAKVSGIHWWYKAPNHAAELTSGYYNLDDRDGYRTIARMLSRHYAILNFTCIEMRDSEQSAEAKSGPEELVQQVLSGGWRESIEVACENALSRYDRTAYNQILKNARPNGVNRNGPPKLRIASLTYLRLSDELLTGKNFRIFKTFVRKMHADQDYCPDPQKYYDPLVPLERSKPKIPIEVILEATKPEKPFPFDPETDMSVGGNFADWLDNVIDKISSIFK; this comes from the exons ATGCTCCCA TTGGGTGTTGTTACAGCTGAAAATGTGTTAGAAAACAAAGAAGGGCTGAGGAAACAGCTGAAGCAACTCAGAGCAGCTGACGTGGACGGCGTGATGGTGGATATATGGTGGGGCATCATAGAGAACAAGGGCCCCAAGAAATGTGATTGGAGAGCATATAGGAGCCTATTCGAGCTTGTGCAAGAATGTGGGCTGAAACTTCAggccatcatgtcattccatcagTGTGGTGGGAATGTGGGGGATATTGTTAATATACCCATCCCACAATGGATCCGAGACATTGGAGAATCGGATCCGGATATCTACTACACCAATAGAAGGGGCACCCGAAATATTGAATACCTTAGCATTGGTGTTGATAATCAGCCCCTTTTTGGTGGCCGTACAGCTGTGGAG CTTTATAGAGACTACATGAAGAGCTTTAAGGAGAATATGGCGGATTTCTTGGAAGCTGGGCTCATTACTGATATTGAGGTGGGCCTGGGCCCAGCTGGTGAGCTCAGATTTCCCTCTTATCCACAGTCTCAAGGATGGGTATTTCCAGGAATTGGAGAATTTCAG TGCTACGACAAATATCTGAAAGACGAATTCAAAGAGGCCGCAATGCAGGCGGGCCATCCCGAGTGGGACGTGCCTGATGATGCAGGGGAGTACAACGACACGCCCGACTCAACTGAGTTCTTCAAAAAGGATGGGACGTATCTCACCGAGAAAGGAAAGTTCTTTCTGACATGGTACTCAAACAGGTTGATTATTCATGGCGATCAGATCCTTGATGAGGctaataaaattttcttgggCTATAAACTCAAGCTAGCAGCTAAG GTATCAGGAATTCACTGGTGGTACAAAGCTCCAAACCACGCCGCCGAACTCACTTCAGGATACTACAACTTGGACGATCGAGATGGGTATAGAACCATAGCGAGGATGCTGTCGAGACATTACGCCATATTGAATTTTACATGCATTGAGATGAGAGACTCGGAGCAGAGTGCAGAAGCTAAAAGTGGGCCTGAGGAGCTCGTTCAGCAG GTGTTGAGTGGGGGTTGGAGAGAGAGCATCGAAGTCGCGTGTGAAAAtgcactttcaaggtatgatagGACGGCTTATAACCAGATCCTGAAGAACGCAAGGCCAAATGGAGTCAACAGAAATGGACCACCAAAGTTACGGATCGCATCATTGACATATCTCCGATTATCAGACGAACTCTTGACTGGAAAGAATTTTAGGATATTCAAAACATTCGTGAGGAAAATGCACGCCGATCAG GATTACTGTCCAGACCCACAAAAGTACTACGATCCCTTGGTCCCTTTGGAGCGATCAAAACCAAAGATTCCAATTGAGGTAATTCTAGAAGCAACAAAACCAGAGAAGCCATTCCCATTCGATCCTGAAACAGATATGAGTGTCGGCGGCAACTTTGCTGATTGGCTCGACAATGTTATTGACAAAATCAGTTCGATATTTAAGTAA